Proteins from a single region of Flavobacterium sp. YJ01:
- a CDS encoding glycoside hydrolase family 95 protein translates to MIKKTFLILLLTSYYTNISAQSKNVLWYKQPAEFFEESLVLGNGKMGATVFGGANSDKIYLNDITLWSGEPVNANMSPEAYKNIPAIREALQNENYKLAEELNKKVQGKNSESYAPLGTLEINNSEKGKAVNYHRELDLSNAISKVSYEMAGIKYTREYFVSAPDKVMIIKLTADQKGALNFDINLKSLLQSNVEVRNNILVLKGSAPIHENAGYNVVPKYLNLKDRGTRFTGLVQIKKTDGKITSSRETLTLKDATEAIIFVSVATSFNGFDKNPASEGLDDVSIALQNLNNAYAKPFDKLKESHISDYQKFFNRVDLDLGKTVAPDLPTDERLLRYADGKEDKNLEILYFNFGRYLLISSSRTLGVPANLQGLWNPHLSPPWSSNYTMNINLEENYWLAENTNLSEMHSSLLSFIKNLSVTGKVTAKTFYGVDKGWAAAHNSDIWAMTNPVGQFGKEDPMWACWPLAGAWLSTHIWEHYIFSQDKDYLKKEGYPLMKGAAEFCLGWLVPDKNGNLITSPSTSPENQYKLSDGFVGATLYGGTADLAMIRECFDKTIKASKVLNTDADFRKKIETALSKLYPYQIGKKGNLQEWYFDWDDNDPKHRHQSQLFGLFPGDHITPLKTPDLAEASKKTLEIKGDETTGWSKGWRINLWARLWDGNRAYKMFRELLRYVDPDGKKTEKPRRGGGTYPNLFDAHPPFQIDGNFGGAAAVAEMLAQSNENEIRLLPALPDAWSEGSVKGICARGGFEIEMTWNNKKPEKVIVSSKNGGKTMLIFGDKKQEIVLKKGESIEIKF, encoded by the coding sequence ATGATAAAAAAAACATTTCTCATTTTACTTCTCACATCTTATTATACAAACATTTCGGCGCAATCCAAGAATGTTTTATGGTACAAACAACCCGCAGAATTCTTTGAAGAAAGCTTGGTTTTAGGAAACGGAAAAATGGGAGCAACTGTTTTTGGAGGAGCCAATTCAGACAAAATTTATTTGAATGACATTACGCTTTGGTCGGGCGAACCTGTAAATGCCAATATGAGTCCGGAAGCCTACAAAAACATTCCCGCAATTCGCGAAGCTTTACAGAACGAAAACTACAAACTGGCAGAAGAACTCAACAAAAAAGTTCAGGGAAAAAACTCCGAATCTTATGCGCCTTTAGGAACATTAGAAATCAATAATTCCGAAAAAGGAAAAGCGGTTAATTATCATAGAGAATTGGATCTTTCGAATGCCATTTCAAAAGTAAGTTACGAAATGGCGGGTATCAAATATACACGAGAATATTTCGTTTCGGCTCCAGATAAGGTTATGATTATCAAATTGACAGCCGATCAAAAAGGAGCTTTAAATTTTGATATAAATCTAAAAAGCCTTTTACAATCAAATGTTGAAGTGCGAAACAATATTTTGGTTTTAAAAGGTTCTGCACCAATTCATGAAAATGCAGGATATAATGTTGTGCCAAAATATCTAAATTTAAAAGATAGAGGAACACGATTTACAGGTTTAGTTCAAATTAAAAAAACGGACGGAAAAATTACCAGTTCGAGAGAAACGCTAACTTTAAAAGATGCGACCGAGGCGATTATTTTTGTTTCTGTTGCAACAAGTTTTAATGGTTTTGATAAGAATCCAGCATCAGAAGGTTTAGACGATGTTTCAATTGCTTTGCAAAATCTGAACAATGCATATGCAAAACCATTTGATAAACTTAAAGAATCTCATATTTCAGATTATCAAAAATTCTTCAATCGTGTCGATTTGGATTTAGGAAAAACAGTCGCTCCAGATTTACCAACCGACGAACGATTACTACGCTACGCTGACGGAAAAGAAGACAAAAACCTCGAAATTCTTTATTTCAATTTTGGACGTTATTTGTTAATCAGTTCGTCAAGAACTTTGGGCGTTCCTGCCAATTTGCAAGGATTGTGGAATCCGCATTTAAGTCCGCCTTGGAGCAGTAATTATACGATGAATATCAATCTGGAAGAAAATTACTGGCTTGCAGAAAACACGAATCTTTCAGAAATGCATTCATCACTTTTGAGCTTTATTAAAAATCTTTCGGTAACCGGAAAAGTTACAGCGAAGACTTTTTACGGAGTTGATAAAGGCTGGGCGGCAGCGCACAATTCGGATATTTGGGCAATGACCAATCCGGTTGGACAGTTTGGAAAAGAAGATCCAATGTGGGCATGTTGGCCGTTGGCAGGCGCTTGGCTGAGCACGCATATTTGGGAACATTATATTTTTAGCCAAGACAAAGATTATTTAAAAAAAGAAGGTTATCCGTTAATGAAAGGCGCGGCTGAATTTTGTTTAGGCTGGCTTGTTCCAGATAAAAATGGTAATTTAATTACATCGCCTTCGACTTCACCAGAAAATCAATATAAACTTTCAGATGGTTTTGTTGGCGCAACACTTTACGGCGGAACTGCTGATTTGGCTATGATCCGCGAATGTTTTGATAAAACTATAAAGGCATCAAAAGTGCTGAATACTGATGCTGATTTTAGAAAAAAAATAGAAACGGCGCTTTCAAAGTTATATCCATATCAAATTGGTAAAAAAGGAAATCTGCAGGAATGGTATTTTGATTGGGATGATAATGATCCAAAACACCGTCATCAATCACAGTTATTCGGACTTTTCCCTGGCGATCATATTACGCCATTAAAAACTCCAGATTTAGCAGAAGCTTCAAAGAAAACATTAGAAATAAAAGGAGATGAAACTACAGGCTGGTCAAAAGGCTGGAGAATCAATCTTTGGGCAAGACTTTGGGACGGAAATCGCGCTTATAAAATGTTCCGAGAATTACTTCGCTATGTTGATCCCGACGGAAAGAAAACAGAAAAACCAAGAAGAGGAGGAGGAACGTATCCGAATTTATTCGACGCGCATCCGCCATTTCAAATTGATGGTAATTTTGGAGGCGCAGCAGCTGTTGCTGAAATGTTAGCTCAGTCAAATGAAAATGAAATTCGATTACTTCCAGCTTTACCAGACGCTTGGTCAGAAGGTTCGGTAAAAGGAATCTGTGCAAGAGGTGGATTTGAAATTGAAATGACGTGGAATAATAAAAAACCTGAAAAAGTAATTGTTTCTTCTAAAAATGGAGGAAAAACAATGTTGATTTTCGGCGATAAAAAACAAGAAATTGTTTTGAAAAAAGGAGAAAGTATAGAAATCAAGTTTTAG
- a CDS encoding alpha/beta hydrolase: MKTKTLYSAVIAVSIFFFMGCENENDINESGYLVPKTVDEDPTIPSIFVNGTQLHSETFGNPTDPMLIFLHGGPGSDYRNGLNVQQLAKEGYYVIFYDQRGSGLSKRHDKKSYSIQLVLDDLSEVIKYYKTSSNQKVFLFGHSWGAMLASAYVNQYPNSINGVILAEPGGLNKKLLDEYGEMSRKINIFSEVTSNLLYVDQFLTGKENQHAILDYKYGISSSFTYAKGNDEGIPGPSPFWRIGTTVLESFIDISENDGFDFTTNLDQYKIKVLFLYGELNKSYGLSFAQKEASYFPLSEIAEVKGTGHEMIYFKWENVEPLVLNYLK; the protein is encoded by the coding sequence ATGAAAACCAAAACACTTTACTCAGCCGTAATCGCTGTTTCCATTTTCTTTTTTATGGGATGCGAAAACGAAAATGACATTAATGAATCTGGATATTTAGTTCCAAAAACGGTGGATGAAGATCCAACAATTCCTTCGATTTTTGTAAACGGAACACAATTACATTCTGAAACTTTTGGAAATCCTACCGATCCAATGTTAATCTTTTTGCATGGCGGTCCAGGCTCCGATTATCGAAACGGATTAAACGTGCAACAATTAGCAAAAGAAGGTTATTATGTCATTTTTTACGATCAACGCGGTTCGGGATTATCAAAAAGACATGACAAAAAAAGTTATTCAATTCAGTTAGTTTTAGATGATTTAAGCGAAGTCATTAAATACTACAAAACTTCCTCCAATCAAAAAGTATTTCTATTCGGGCATTCTTGGGGCGCCATGCTGGCATCTGCTTACGTCAATCAATATCCGAATTCTATAAACGGAGTAATTCTCGCAGAACCCGGCGGACTGAATAAAAAATTGCTTGATGAATATGGCGAAATGAGCCGAAAAATCAACATCTTTTCTGAAGTCACGAGTAACTTATTATACGTCGATCAGTTTTTGACGGGAAAAGAAAATCAGCACGCCATTTTAGATTATAAATACGGAATCTCTTCGAGTTTTACTTATGCGAAAGGAAATGATGAAGGCATTCCTGGACCTTCTCCTTTTTGGAGAATTGGCACAACGGTTTTAGAAAGTTTTATAGATATTTCTGAAAATGATGGTTTTGATTTCACCACAAATCTCGATCAATATAAAATCAAAGTTTTGTTTTTATACGGAGAATTGAATAAATCTTACGGATTGAGTTTTGCGCAAAAAGAAGCTTCTTATTTTCCCCTTTCTGAAATTGCAGAAGTAAAAGGAACGGGACACGAAATGATTTATTTCAAATGGGAAAATGTCGAGCCTTTGGTGTTGAATTATTTAAAATAA
- a CDS encoding helix-turn-helix domain-containing protein, whose amino-acid sequence MLYLTGIIITFFLVVILASKKNKSEADTILAFWLFCTGFHLFLYYLHYKNDFASFPLLLGLELPMPLVQGPFLYLYTSALTNQNQNKKYSFLHFLPFAIAVLSLIPFFSLSFEEKLKVFQNEGKGYENLILILYSAILVSGIVYALLSLTKLSKHQKNISEAFSSTEKINLRWLQYLILGSSIIWIVVIFYEDEYIFSVVVFYLMFIGYFGIKQVGIFTNQTIAENVVLNIPSNQNIENSSEKVKYEKSSLSSEELQSIHQKLTEIMETEKLYKNPDLTLAELSQKLNIHPNVLSQVINSAEGKNFYDYINLQRVEEFKNLISLPENQKFTLLSIAFECGFNSKTAFNRNFKKATGLSPSEFLK is encoded by the coding sequence ATGTTGTATTTAACGGGCATTATAATCACCTTTTTCTTGGTTGTTATTCTCGCAAGCAAAAAAAACAAAAGTGAAGCCGATACAATTTTGGCATTTTGGTTGTTTTGCACCGGATTTCATTTGTTTTTGTATTATCTGCATTATAAAAACGATTTTGCCTCATTTCCTCTTTTATTAGGTTTAGAACTTCCAATGCCTTTAGTACAAGGTCCGTTTTTGTATTTGTACACTTCAGCTTTAACCAATCAAAATCAGAATAAAAAATATTCGTTTTTACATTTTTTACCTTTTGCAATTGCGGTTTTATCTTTAATTCCATTTTTCTCGCTTTCTTTTGAAGAAAAATTAAAAGTCTTCCAGAATGAAGGAAAAGGATACGAAAACCTAATTCTAATATTGTACAGCGCTATTTTAGTTTCTGGAATTGTGTATGCTTTGCTTTCGCTGACAAAGCTTTCAAAACACCAAAAAAACATTTCAGAAGCTTTTTCTTCTACCGAAAAAATTAATTTACGCTGGCTTCAGTATTTAATTTTGGGTTCGAGCATTATTTGGATCGTTGTCATTTTTTATGAAGACGAATACATTTTTTCAGTCGTTGTTTTTTATCTGATGTTTATCGGCTATTTCGGCATCAAACAGGTTGGTATTTTTACCAATCAAACAATTGCTGAGAATGTAGTTTTAAATATTCCTTCCAATCAAAATATCGAAAACTCATCAGAAAAAGTCAAATATGAAAAATCCAGTTTAAGTTCAGAGGAACTTCAATCCATTCATCAAAAATTAACTGAAATTATGGAAACTGAAAAACTCTATAAAAATCCTGATTTGACTTTGGCAGAATTATCTCAAAAACTAAATATTCATCCGAATGTTTTGTCTCAAGTTATTAATTCAGCGGAAGGAAAAAACTTTTACGATTACATCAATTTACAACGCGTAGAAGAATTTAAAAACCTGATTTCATTACCCGAAAATCAAAAATTCACTTTGCTTTCCATTGCATTTGAATGCGGATTTAATTCGAAAACCGCTTTCAACCGAAATTTCAAAAAAGCGACAGGACTTTCTCCTTCTGAATTTTTAAAATAA